In a single window of the Bacillus mycoides genome:
- a CDS encoding O-antigen ligase family protein, which translates to MVNKLKQTDNYFPHFLLLFIVFQPILDLLTSFSIYVLHMSATVGIVVRFAFMLLALGYLLLHRNQHGAKKYILYLCLLGIVLAIGLVNNMMIKSPVSFGEEVKFILKSIYPIVLLFGYIIVFKELKNKEYAFHKIITYFLYATLILSITLIVAMQTSTDFPSYPHSKIGSRGWFFAGNDLSSIFAIMFPIVVLYSIHKTTSFSKIYYWIPTILAMYASIMVGTKVGYGAIFLTLGVALLFLFIEYMVHRKKEGKGFTYLVNTVVAAIILGGLIALTPHTPIAKNMGIHMQIYEYKKSVQEEKDRKEGKIIKEDPDAEKKHAKGELTDSEVKSLIYSDRDKFLKVYKQYYKDAPLSQKLFGMGYAGNYTVKIKLIEMDFHDLFFAFGIVGFLIYFIPLLYFGIKLLLSIITNFKKILTVKYMLLASTVVLSLGIGFMSGHVLTAPSVSIFFVVILAYLIVDLEAE; encoded by the coding sequence ATGGTTAATAAGTTGAAACAAACGGATAACTACTTCCCGCATTTCCTATTGCTATTCATTGTGTTTCAACCAATTTTAGATTTATTAACGTCTTTTTCAATCTATGTATTACACATGAGCGCAACAGTTGGAATCGTAGTCCGTTTCGCCTTTATGCTTCTTGCATTAGGTTATCTACTTCTTCATAGAAATCAACATGGAGCGAAAAAGTACATTCTCTATTTATGCCTACTCGGTATCGTACTAGCAATTGGTCTTGTAAATAATATGATGATTAAATCCCCAGTTTCATTTGGCGAAGAAGTGAAATTCATTTTAAAGAGCATATATCCAATTGTACTACTGTTTGGATATATTATCGTCTTTAAAGAGTTAAAAAATAAAGAATATGCATTTCATAAAATCATTACATATTTCTTATATGCAACTTTAATTTTAAGCATCACACTGATTGTTGCAATGCAAACTAGTACAGATTTCCCAAGCTACCCTCACTCAAAGATCGGTTCAAGAGGTTGGTTCTTTGCTGGAAATGATTTAAGTTCTATTTTTGCAATTATGTTCCCAATCGTAGTGCTCTATTCGATTCATAAAACAACTTCTTTCTCGAAAATCTATTACTGGATTCCAACAATACTTGCGATGTATGCAAGTATTATGGTCGGAACAAAAGTAGGATATGGTGCAATTTTTCTAACGCTTGGCGTGGCACTTTTATTCTTATTCATTGAATATATGGTTCATCGCAAAAAAGAAGGAAAAGGATTCACATATCTCGTAAATACAGTTGTTGCCGCTATTATACTAGGAGGTTTAATTGCCCTTACACCGCATACTCCTATCGCAAAAAATATGGGCATCCACATGCAAATATACGAATACAAAAAATCAGTACAAGAAGAAAAGGATAGAAAAGAAGGAAAAATAATTAAAGAAGATCCTGACGCAGAGAAAAAACATGCAAAAGGTGAACTAACAGACTCTGAGGTCAAAAGTTTAATTTACAGTGATCGCGATAAGTTTTTAAAAGTATACAAACAATACTATAAAGACGCACCACTATCACAAAAATTATTCGGAATGGGCTATGCTGGTAACTATACGGTTAAAATTAAATTAATCGAAATGGACTTCCACGATCTATTCTTCGCATTCGGAATCGTCGGTTTCCTTATTTACTTCATACCACTCCTTTACTTCGGTATTAAATTATTACTCAGCATCATAACAAACTTTAAGAAAATATTAACTGTGAAATATATGCTACTAGCTAGCACCGTTGTACTATCACTTGGAATCGGCTTTATGTCCGGCCACGTATTAACAGCGCCGTCCGTTAGTATTTTCTTCGTTGTTATACTCGCTTACTTAATTGTTGATTTAGAGGCGGAATAA
- a CDS encoding enoyl-CoA hydratase has protein sequence MEVTSKTESVVVKYEGRVATVMVNRPEVLNALDEPTLKELLQKLKEVAESSVHVVVLCGSGRGFSAGGDIKSMLSSNDESKFEGIMNTISEIVVTLYTMPKLVISAIHGPTAGLGLSIALTADYVMADISSVIAMNFIGIALIPDGGGHFFLQKRVGENMTKKIIWEGKKLSATEALDIGLIDEVIGEDFQTAVKQKINEWLQKPIKAMIQTKQILCEVNRSNLEQTLQLEKRGQYAMRQTADHKEGIAAFLEKRLPAFKGE, from the coding sequence ATGGAAGTAACAAGTAAAACAGAATCTGTTGTTGTGAAATATGAAGGGCGCGTAGCGACGGTTATGGTTAATCGTCCAGAGGTTTTAAATGCATTAGATGAACCAACGTTAAAAGAGTTATTACAAAAGTTGAAAGAAGTGGCGGAAAGTTCTGTTCACGTTGTTGTGTTGTGCGGAAGTGGCCGTGGTTTTTCTGCGGGTGGAGATATTAAATCAATGCTTTCAAGTAATGATGAAAGTAAGTTTGAAGGCATCATGAATACAATTTCTGAAATCGTTGTGACGTTATATACGATGCCAAAGCTTGTTATTAGTGCAATTCATGGGCCGACTGCTGGACTTGGATTAAGTATTGCATTAACAGCTGATTATGTCATGGCAGATATATCATCAGTTATTGCGATGAACTTTATTGGAATCGCTTTAATTCCAGATGGTGGTGGCCATTTCTTCCTTCAAAAGCGCGTCGGTGAAAATATGACGAAGAAAATCATTTGGGAAGGGAAGAAATTATCAGCGACAGAAGCACTAGATATCGGTTTAATTGATGAAGTAATCGGTGAGGATTTCCAAACGGCTGTGAAGCAAAAAATTAATGAATGGTTACAAAAACCAATCAAGGCAATGATTCAAACGAAACAAATTTTATGTGAAGTAAATCGTTCTAATTTAGAACAAACGCTTCAGCTCGAAAAGCGTGGTCAATATGCGATGAGACAAACAGCGGACCATAAAGAAGGTATTGCTGCTTTTCTAGAAAAACGTTTACCAGCATTTAAAGGGGAATAA
- a CDS encoding N-acetylmuramoyl-L-alanine amidase — MKYRAVAAGILAASLLSSPVSSFAAAKKFSDVPTWAQESVDYLVGKKVLDGKPDGTFSPSEAVDKGSAAKILAAVLGLPIDPKAKPSFKDSQDHWAAPYIAAVEKAGVINGDGTGKFNPSSQINRASMASMLVQAYSLDKKIIGELPTQFKDLEPHWGKKQANILVALEISMGTGNGWNPDGTVTRAEAAQFIAMADKNKTNTSKRMYMNRNFITYHQASLSSGITDVQHKPQMIEVKEQRADGWLKVVTSKGEKWTPLQEKTESINQEFTTYQEASHTSTVAGTHKAQQVTVIEEKDSWIRIRMGAGFQWVDKNQLNPVKQGNFLEGKAIIIDPGHGGIDSGNPGYYEKESKTVLDVSLRLQKIFEKKTPFTVLFTRTDDTRPGTSGPDSLKKRVEFAQQNNGDIFVSIHANGSDLKNGQGTETLYYDSARARATNPNVEESRLLAEKIQKRLVNALGTKDRGAKHQDLYVTRENTMPAVLAELAFVDNKSDADKIATPEQRQSAAEAIYQGILDYYEAMGNNVSSFR, encoded by the coding sequence ATGAAGTATCGTGCAGTCGCGGCTGGTATTTTAGCCGCAAGTTTATTATCATCTCCAGTAAGTAGTTTCGCAGCAGCGAAGAAGTTTTCGGATGTTCCTACATGGGCGCAGGAATCGGTTGACTATTTAGTAGGGAAAAAAGTGCTTGATGGAAAACCAGATGGAACGTTTTCTCCATCTGAAGCAGTAGATAAAGGATCAGCTGCAAAAATATTAGCAGCAGTTCTTGGCTTACCAATTGATCCAAAAGCGAAACCATCTTTTAAAGATTCGCAAGATCATTGGGCAGCACCATATATTGCTGCGGTAGAAAAAGCGGGTGTAATTAATGGAGATGGTACTGGGAAATTCAATCCATCAAGCCAAATTAACCGTGCATCAATGGCATCTATGCTTGTACAAGCATATTCATTAGATAAGAAAATTATTGGAGAACTTCCAACGCAGTTTAAAGATTTGGAACCTCATTGGGGTAAGAAACAAGCTAATATTTTAGTAGCTTTAGAGATTTCAATGGGTACAGGAAATGGCTGGAATCCTGACGGTACTGTAACTCGTGCTGAAGCAGCTCAGTTCATCGCAATGGCAGATAAAAATAAAACAAATACATCGAAAAGAATGTATATGAATAGAAACTTTATTACATATCATCAAGCATCGTTATCATCTGGTATTACTGACGTTCAACATAAGCCACAAATGATTGAAGTGAAAGAGCAAAGAGCGGACGGTTGGTTGAAGGTTGTAACAAGTAAAGGTGAGAAGTGGACACCATTACAAGAAAAAACAGAGTCTATTAATCAAGAATTCACTACATATCAAGAAGCTTCACATACGTCTACAGTGGCAGGCACACATAAAGCACAACAAGTAACTGTTATTGAAGAAAAAGATAGCTGGATTCGTATCCGTATGGGGGCTGGTTTCCAATGGGTGGATAAAAATCAATTAAACCCAGTGAAGCAAGGTAACTTCCTAGAAGGTAAAGCGATTATTATTGATCCAGGTCATGGTGGAATTGATTCGGGGAACCCTGGTTATTATGAGAAAGAAAGTAAAACCGTATTAGATGTATCATTACGATTACAGAAAATATTTGAGAAAAAGACACCGTTTACTGTGTTATTCACTCGTACAGATGATACACGTCCAGGAACAAGTGGTCCTGATTCTTTAAAAAAACGTGTAGAATTTGCACAGCAAAATAATGGAGATATTTTTGTAAGTATCCATGCTAATGGTTCTGACTTGAAAAATGGACAAGGCACAGAAACATTATATTATGATTCAGCACGAGCAAGAGCAACGAATCCAAATGTAGAAGAGAGTCGTTTATTAGCAGAAAAAATTCAAAAACGTCTTGTGAATGCACTTGGAACAAAAGATCGTGGTGCGAAACATCAGGACTTATACGTAACTAGAGAAAATACAATGCCAGCTGTATTAGCAGAATTAGCATTTGTAGATAATAAAAGCGATGCTGATAAAATTGCTACACCAGAACAGAGACAAAGTGCAGCAGAAGCTATTTATCAAGGGATTTTAGATTACTACGAAGCAATGGGTAACAACGTATCTTCTTTCCGTTAA
- the glaH gene encoding glutarate dioxygenase GlaH, protein MSIITEQSTKMKFAKKYEGYEIAPHPEHKRLYHITLKQQLLKQFFEEVKEHSEQLLQYIPYSRFNLADGMRKIFGQSFMDNIRGIVHDRETGGFTIGVQGETADPADYVKFATALTHLIGEPNFDAMTGTYYARFNVKDTDSSDSYLRQAYRLFTLHTDGTFVDEPTDWLLMMKIEEQNAVGGESRLLHLDDWEDLHKFRNHSLASVKVTYKAPPSKNAQEIVYRETFFDVNNAPCICFIDQFAYPDNIEQANYLKDLSYSVENSPATHALKLPIGDLVLLNNLFWMHGRAAFEKNKDLYRELMRQRGCFSK, encoded by the coding sequence ATGTCGATTATTACAGAACAAAGTACGAAGATGAAATTTGCAAAGAAATATGAGGGGTATGAAATTGCTCCTCATCCAGAGCATAAACGTTTATATCATATTACGCTAAAACAGCAATTGCTTAAGCAGTTTTTTGAAGAGGTAAAAGAGCATTCAGAGCAGTTACTGCAATACATTCCCTATTCTCGATTTAATCTTGCGGATGGAATGAGAAAGATTTTTGGGCAATCATTTATGGATAACATTCGCGGCATTGTTCATGACCGTGAAACGGGCGGATTTACAATTGGGGTGCAAGGTGAAACGGCAGATCCAGCAGACTACGTGAAATTTGCAACAGCATTAACACATTTAATCGGGGAGCCAAACTTTGATGCAATGACAGGAACGTACTATGCTAGATTTAATGTGAAAGATACGGATAGTAGTGATTCTTACCTTCGTCAAGCGTACCGATTGTTTACACTGCATACAGACGGTACATTCGTTGATGAGCCGACAGATTGGCTTCTTATGATGAAGATTGAAGAGCAAAATGCAGTAGGCGGAGAATCTCGTTTACTACATTTAGACGATTGGGAAGACCTTCATAAATTTAGAAATCATTCGCTCGCATCTGTTAAGGTTACGTATAAAGCACCACCAAGTAAAAATGCGCAAGAAATCGTCTATCGTGAAACGTTTTTTGATGTGAATAACGCACCATGTATTTGTTTTATTGATCAGTTTGCCTATCCAGATAATATTGAACAAGCAAACTATTTGAAAGACTTATCATATTCTGTTGAAAACTCACCAGCAACACATGCATTGAAATTACCAATTGGTGACTTAGTTCTTTTAAACAACTTATTTTGGATGCACGGAAGAGCTGCGTTTGAGAAAAATAAAGATTTATATAGAGAACTAATGCGTCAACGTGGTTGTTTTTCTAAATAA
- a CDS encoding nucleoside triphosphate pyrophosphohydrolase, whose protein sequence is MSTYNRLVRDRVPEKILMSGKTYTAQKLTGQAYIQALAKIGTEEIREFASMKEREHALDSLADALEIIISLARAEGATMEDVELIRKQKEEERGGFTRGIYLMDVSEE, encoded by the coding sequence ATGTCAACTTATAACAGGTTAGTAAGAGATCGTGTCCCGGAGAAAATTTTGATGTCTGGAAAAACATATACAGCACAAAAATTAACAGGGCAAGCTTACATACAAGCGTTAGCGAAAATTGGTACAGAAGAAATTCGTGAATTTGCTTCGATGAAAGAGCGTGAACATGCGCTAGATTCACTTGCAGATGCACTTGAAATTATTATTTCATTAGCGCGTGCAGAAGGTGCAACAATGGAAGATGTAGAGCTTATTCGTAAGCAGAAAGAAGAAGAGCGCGGCGGATTTACAAGAGGGATTTATTTGATGGACGTTTCGGAAGAGTAG
- a CDS encoding VOC family protein, with translation MFPGTLYETHVKTKNLEVAKEFYTKLGLFHARTIEERRVAFFWFDKENKKEQMLGIWEVSEEAFHTSHFAFKVNYEEIIHAREWLLNKGINPRAAFGLEPFEPMVQTWTPSANLYFYDPDGNSLEFLCLLPEKKKVKQDVMYLSEWESLGSEE, from the coding sequence TTGTTTCCAGGTACTTTATATGAAACACATGTTAAAACAAAAAATTTAGAAGTGGCAAAAGAGTTTTATACTAAACTTGGATTATTTCATGCTCGCACTATTGAAGAACGCCGTGTAGCTTTCTTTTGGTTTGATAAAGAAAATAAGAAGGAACAAATGCTGGGCATTTGGGAAGTATCGGAAGAAGCATTCCATACAAGTCACTTTGCATTCAAGGTTAACTATGAAGAAATCATTCATGCAAGAGAATGGCTTCTTAATAAAGGAATAAACCCAAGGGCTGCTTTCGGTCTTGAACCTTTCGAGCCTATGGTTCAAACTTGGACACCTAGTGCAAATCTTTATTTTTACGATCCTGACGGCAATTCTTTAGAATTTCTATGTTTACTTCCTGAAAAGAAAAAAGTAAAACAAGATGTCATGTATTTGAGTGAGTGGGAAAGCTTGGGGAGTGAAGAATAA
- a CDS encoding M42 family metallopeptidase, which produces MAHHTKETMELIKELVSIPSPSGNTAKIISFIENYVSEWNVETKRNNKGALILTVKGKNDEQHRLLTAHVDTLGAMVKEIKPDGRLRLSMIGGFRWNSVEGEYCEIETSSGKKYTGTILMHQTSVHVYKDAGEAKRDEKNIEVRIDERVFSADEVRELGIEVGDFVSFDPRVQITESGYIKSRHLDDKVSVAILLKLIKRLQDEKVTLPYTTHFLISNNEEIGYGGNSNIPEETVEYLAVDMGALGDGQASDEYTVSICAKDSSGPYHYALRKHLVELAKANAIEYKVDIYPYYGSDASAAIHAGFDVKHALIGAGIDSSHAFERTHESSIAHTEALVYAYVLSEMIVE; this is translated from the coding sequence ATGGCACATCATACGAAAGAAACGATGGAACTTATTAAGGAGCTTGTCTCTATTCCAAGTCCATCTGGAAACACGGCGAAAATTATTAGTTTTATTGAAAATTATGTAAGTGAGTGGAATGTAGAGACGAAGCGTAATAATAAAGGCGCTCTTATTTTAACGGTTAAAGGAAAGAATGATGAGCAGCATCGTTTATTAACTGCACACGTTGATACGTTAGGTGCGATGGTGAAAGAAATTAAGCCTGACGGTCGTCTTCGTCTATCTATGATTGGTGGATTTCGCTGGAACTCTGTAGAAGGAGAATATTGCGAAATTGAAACGTCAAGCGGTAAGAAATATACAGGTACAATTTTAATGCATCAAACTTCTGTCCATGTGTACAAAGATGCAGGGGAAGCGAAGCGCGATGAGAAAAATATTGAAGTGCGTATTGATGAGCGTGTCTTTTCAGCAGATGAAGTACGTGAGTTAGGAATTGAAGTAGGAGACTTCGTTTCATTTGATCCACGCGTTCAAATTACAGAGAGTGGATACATAAAATCACGTCATTTAGACGATAAAGTAAGTGTTGCAATTCTATTAAAATTAATTAAAAGATTGCAAGATGAAAAGGTAACATTGCCATATACAACACATTTCTTAATTTCTAATAATGAAGAAATTGGGTACGGTGGAAACTCAAATATTCCAGAGGAAACGGTAGAATATTTAGCAGTTGATATGGGAGCGTTAGGTGATGGACAAGCATCTGATGAATATACAGTATCCATTTGTGCGAAAGACTCTAGCGGTCCATACCATTACGCTTTACGTAAACATTTAGTTGAACTGGCGAAAGCGAATGCTATTGAATATAAAGTGGATATTTATCCATACTACGGATCAGACGCATCAGCTGCGATTCACGCTGGATTTGATGTGAAACATGCATTAATTGGAGCTGGTATTGATTCTTCTCACGCATTTGAGCGTACGCATGAAAGCTCGATTGCACATACAGAAGCGCTTGTTTATGCATATGTGTTATCAGAAATGATAGTAGAATAG
- a CDS encoding TRM11 family SAM-dependent methyltransferase: MSNHSKTPACIYTYAFREEERALCYLEMRSFFGMESHVNILKSEVKIAPSRSPFIKERVEVMYEGDDLESILEQVEQIDLAGATFKVIFVKINDLGKENKIEYGERRLIERDLGMHIEGEADVRNPERVFGIVPLGGRWYFGHYVESDPVWYHHIKKPHSYSTSLSTRVARAVANIAVPNPEGVRAIDPCCGIGTVVVEALSMGINIVGRDINPLVVLGTRKNIAHFGFEGTVTKGPIEEITENYDVAIIDMPYDLFTHATPEDQLSILSSARRIAKKVVVVTMETMDDMIHEAGFEITDRCITRKGSFSRQILVCE; the protein is encoded by the coding sequence TTGAGTAATCATAGTAAAACACCTGCATGTATATATACGTATGCATTTCGCGAAGAGGAGCGTGCTTTATGTTACTTGGAAATGCGCTCGTTCTTTGGAATGGAGTCTCACGTTAATATTTTAAAAAGTGAAGTCAAGATTGCTCCGAGTAGAAGTCCGTTTATTAAAGAGCGCGTCGAGGTTATGTATGAAGGGGACGACTTAGAAAGCATTTTAGAACAAGTGGAACAAATTGATTTAGCGGGAGCGACATTCAAAGTTATCTTCGTTAAAATCAATGATCTTGGTAAAGAAAATAAAATTGAATATGGAGAAAGACGCCTTATTGAACGAGACCTCGGTATGCATATTGAAGGAGAAGCGGATGTTCGTAATCCAGAGCGTGTATTCGGGATTGTTCCTCTTGGAGGACGCTGGTACTTCGGACACTATGTAGAAAGTGATCCAGTTTGGTATCATCACATAAAAAAACCGCATAGCTATTCGACATCACTGAGCACACGTGTTGCTAGAGCTGTCGCAAATATCGCTGTACCAAACCCAGAGGGAGTACGAGCTATTGACCCGTGCTGCGGTATTGGAACAGTAGTAGTAGAAGCACTTTCTATGGGGATTAACATCGTTGGTAGAGATATAAATCCACTTGTGGTGCTTGGAACGAGAAAAAACATTGCACATTTCGGGTTTGAAGGAACAGTAACAAAAGGTCCAATCGAGGAAATTACTGAGAACTACGACGTTGCAATTATCGATATGCCCTACGACTTATTTACGCACGCAACGCCAGAAGATCAACTCTCAATTCTTTCAAGTGCACGCCGTATTGCAAAAAAAGTAGTCGTTGTCACGATGGAAACAATGGACGACATGATTCATGAAGCGGGATTTGAAATTACAGACCGCTGTATCACAAGAAAAGGATCATTTTCTAGACAAATTCTTGTTTGTGAATAG
- the lhgO gene encoding L-2-hydroxyglutarate oxidase gives MYDFIIIGGGIVGLSTGMALTKKFPRAKIAIIEKEKELAHHQTGHNSGVIHSGIYYKPGSYKAKFAKEGNAAMVQFCEENDIAYDMCGKVIVATEKDELPLLHNLYERGLQNDLHIEKIGKEELAEIEPHVKGLGAIRVPSCGIADYRGVSYAFARLIQESGGEIHLGTTAERITEKKDAVTIETNQGVFKTKFLINCAGLHSDRIAKKTGILTDMKIVPFRGEYYELVPEKRHLVKHLIYPVPNPEFPFLGVHFTRMINGDVHAGPNAVLSFKREGYTKTDFNIKDFMETMTYAGFWKMAMPNMKEGIKEMVRSFSKQSFLKSLQRLIPELTEKDIVPTHAGVRAQAISSNGNMVDDFCIIPGINSLHICNAPSPAATASIKIGEEIAKQVPDVVAVRV, from the coding sequence ATGTATGACTTTATAATTATTGGCGGAGGAATTGTTGGCCTTTCAACTGGAATGGCGTTAACGAAAAAATTCCCTCGTGCGAAAATCGCGATCATTGAAAAAGAAAAGGAACTTGCACATCATCAAACTGGACATAATAGCGGAGTAATTCACTCTGGAATTTACTATAAACCAGGGAGTTATAAAGCAAAGTTTGCCAAAGAAGGAAATGCAGCTATGGTTCAATTTTGTGAAGAAAATGACATCGCTTATGACATGTGCGGAAAAGTAATTGTCGCTACAGAAAAGGACGAACTTCCTCTTTTACATAACTTATATGAAAGAGGCTTACAAAACGATTTACATATTGAAAAGATAGGTAAGGAAGAATTAGCTGAAATTGAACCTCATGTAAAGGGACTTGGGGCAATCCGTGTTCCATCTTGCGGGATTGCCGATTATAGAGGAGTAAGTTATGCATTTGCTCGCTTAATTCAAGAAAGCGGCGGAGAAATACATTTAGGAACAACAGCGGAGCGTATTACTGAGAAGAAAGACGCTGTAACAATTGAGACAAATCAAGGTGTATTTAAAACGAAATTTCTCATTAACTGCGCTGGCTTACATAGTGACCGTATTGCGAAAAAGACAGGGATATTAACGGATATGAAAATTGTTCCGTTTCGTGGTGAATATTATGAACTTGTCCCAGAAAAACGCCATCTCGTAAAACATTTAATCTATCCAGTTCCAAATCCAGAATTTCCGTTTTTAGGTGTTCATTTCACAAGAATGATAAACGGAGACGTACATGCAGGACCAAACGCCGTATTAAGCTTCAAACGCGAAGGCTATACGAAAACAGACTTCAACATAAAAGACTTCATGGAAACAATGACATACGCAGGCTTTTGGAAAATGGCGATGCCAAATATGAAAGAAGGCATAAAAGAAATGGTGCGCTCATTTAGTAAACAATCATTCCTAAAAAGCTTGCAGCGCCTAATACCAGAACTTACAGAAAAAGATATCGTCCCAACCCATGCAGGTGTAAGGGCACAAGCCATTTCATCAAACGGAAATATGGTTGATGACTTCTGCATTATCCCCGGCATCAATTCCCTGCATATTTGCAACGCACCATCCCCGGCCGCAACGGCTAGTATAAAGATTGGTGAGGAGATTGCTAAGCAAGTGCCAGATGTGGTGGCGGTTAGGGTTTGA
- a CDS encoding YflJ family protein: MNKKRKFSRPGTYTVQKKKGSGLMYYGTKGWYVAELKKLGVRYHEGRKLESYRAHVLRNLLIAQQETTKEE; the protein is encoded by the coding sequence ATGAATAAAAAAAGAAAATTCTCTCGCCCCGGCACATATACTGTTCAAAAGAAAAAAGGAAGTGGTCTCATGTATTACGGAACGAAAGGCTGGTACGTAGCTGAGCTAAAAAAATTAGGTGTTCGCTATCATGAGGGACGAAAACTAGAAAGTTACCGCGCACACGTATTACGCAATTTATTAATCGCACAACAAGAGACAACGAAAGAAGAGTAA
- a CDS encoding DUF3870 domain-containing protein produces MRKGTFFMAGHSRLPKGMAVRSMYETLTITIEADHKYHVIIEASCTLATEHGRDFVAQMLRGHSLQDGIEEIVQDITDHYQGKAQNAIVSAVKDLHRQYVSYLNDEQPRGEYEETTP; encoded by the coding sequence ATGCGTAAAGGGACTTTTTTTATGGCAGGACATTCGAGACTTCCGAAAGGTATGGCTGTTCGCAGTATGTATGAAACATTAACAATTACAATTGAGGCAGATCATAAATATCATGTCATTATTGAAGCGTCATGTACGCTTGCGACAGAGCATGGTAGAGACTTCGTCGCTCAAATGTTGAGAGGACATAGTTTGCAAGATGGTATTGAGGAAATCGTTCAAGATATTACGGACCATTATCAAGGAAAAGCGCAAAATGCTATCGTCAGTGCGGTAAAAGATTTACATCGCCAATACGTAAGTTATTTAAATGATGAACAGCCTAGAGGAGAGTACGAGGAAACAACACCATAA
- a CDS encoding DinB family protein yields the protein MANHVENLYNYHVWANQRIIDHLKTLSPEKYQKEMKSVFSSVSKVLSHLYLVEYGWLHTLEGQSMNEAMQSSFQIQEKIEKLPIEDLETEFHTLTSRFKTFLNRQEDMEKRIMLDNPWAGLRETSISEMVLHVVNHGTYHGGNISAMLHQLGDSSVMTDYAFYWYS from the coding sequence ATGGCAAATCATGTAGAAAATCTATATAACTATCATGTATGGGCAAATCAACGGATTATTGATCATCTTAAGACACTTTCTCCTGAGAAATATCAAAAGGAAATGAAAAGTGTCTTTTCTTCTGTTTCAAAGGTTTTATCTCATCTCTATTTGGTGGAATATGGATGGCTTCATACCCTTGAGGGTCAGAGTATGAATGAAGCAATGCAATCTTCATTTCAAATTCAAGAAAAGATTGAGAAACTGCCCATTGAAGACTTAGAAACGGAATTTCACACTTTAACATCCCGGTTTAAAACCTTTTTGAACAGACAGGAAGATATGGAAAAGAGAATAATGTTGGATAATCCATGGGCAGGATTAAGAGAAACAAGTATATCTGAAATGGTCTTACACGTTGTGAATCATGGAACCTATCATGGAGGGAATATTTCAGCTATGTTACATCAGTTGGGTGATTCTTCAGTTATGACTGATTATGCTTTTTATTGGTATTCTTGA